TCTTCGAGGTACTGACCCGCGAGCAGCTGCCCTTCTATATCGAGCTGATGCACGGTCTGGCGGTGCGCAAGGTTCCTGTCCCGCAGCCGCAGACACGCCGCGATGGCAGCCGTCTGGCGGAAATGCATGGCAAACCGTGCGCCATCGTTACGCGTCTGCCGGGCGGCTACGAGCCAGCGCCGGGCCCACGGCACTGCGAATTGACGGGGCGCACGCTGGCCCAGGCCCACCTGGCGGCCCGCGACCTGCCGCTGCGCCAGCCCAATCTGCGTGGCTTGCCCTGGTGGCGGGAGACGGCGCCCAAGGTCAAGCCCTTCCTGGATTCCGCACAGGCCGCACTGCTGGACAGGACCCTTGAAGAGCAGATCGACTGCGCGCAAAGCGGCGTTTGGGCGGCCCTGCCCAGCGGGCCCGCGCATTGCGACTTGTTCCGGGACAACGTGCTGTTCGCGGGAACGTTCGATGCCCCCCGCATGGGAGGCTTCATCGATTTCTACTTCGCCGGCTGCGATACATGGCTGTTCGACGTCGCGGTCAG
The sequence above is a segment of the Bordetella genomosp. 9 genome. Coding sequences within it:
- a CDS encoding homoserine kinase → MAVFTTVTDDDARALLTQFELGELVSLRGITAGIENTNYFLTTTAGEYVLTVFEVLTREQLPFYIELMHGLAVRKVPVPQPQTRRDGSRLAEMHGKPCAIVTRLPGGYEPAPGPRHCELTGRTLAQAHLAARDLPLRQPNLRGLPWWRETAPKVKPFLDSAQAALLDRTLEEQIDCAQSGVWAALPSGPAHCDLFRDNVLFAGTFDAPRMGGFIDFYFAGCDTWLFDVAVSINDWCIVRETGDIVPELAQAWLAAYGSERPFTDEERQAWPAMLRGASLRFWLSRLYDFHLPRPAQTLKPHDPRHFERVLLSRHRNAPPPLP